The following proteins come from a genomic window of Gordonia westfalica:
- a CDS encoding flavin-containing monooxygenase, with the protein MADISSLPLPERVDVLVVGVGFGGLAALHRLRKDHPGLQTLAIERAEGAGGVWRENDYPGAACDVPTSLYSLSFAPNPDWAHTYGRRHEIHNYLRSVAADYDDQIRYNCALTAARWDGSAQEWVVDTTNGQIRTRFLVAAPGALSEPGLPEVPGAEDFTGTMFHSAKWDHTQDLRGRKVALVGTGASAIQIVPEIVDTVGHLTVFQRTPAWVVPRLDRNIGPMERAIYKRVPGVHRLVRKMVWAYREAYVLMMARNPKLLPIAKTLALAQLRVQVRDRSLRKRLTPDYTIGCKRMLLTNKWFPALQRDNATVTGAITRLTANGAVDDQGREHEVDTVVFATGFTPTEPPIARAVTGRDGRTLAETWQGSPRAYRGVEVHGFPNLFFLYGPNTNLGHSSIVLMLEPQAYYMSKTIAEVTRAGHSTFEVTQAAQDGYNADLDPELERTVWNSGGCSSWYLDSTGRNSVMWPKFTSDFRRQMASFEAADHRFDDAIPAVAETVETTVTDTDPERTLAQ; encoded by the coding sequence ATGGCTGACATCAGTTCGCTCCCGTTGCCCGAACGCGTCGACGTTCTCGTCGTCGGCGTCGGATTCGGTGGCCTCGCCGCCCTCCACCGGCTGCGAAAGGACCATCCCGGCCTGCAGACGCTCGCGATCGAGCGGGCCGAGGGCGCCGGCGGCGTGTGGCGCGAGAACGACTACCCGGGCGCGGCCTGCGACGTCCCCACCTCGCTGTACTCGCTGTCGTTCGCACCGAACCCGGACTGGGCGCACACCTACGGTCGACGCCACGAGATCCACAACTACTTGCGTTCGGTCGCAGCCGATTACGACGATCAGATCCGTTACAACTGCGCGCTGACCGCCGCCCGCTGGGACGGTTCCGCACAGGAGTGGGTCGTCGACACGACGAACGGGCAGATCCGCACCCGCTTCCTCGTCGCCGCGCCGGGCGCGCTGTCGGAGCCGGGCCTCCCCGAGGTGCCGGGCGCCGAGGATTTCACCGGCACGATGTTCCACTCCGCCAAGTGGGATCACACCCAGGACCTGCGCGGACGCAAGGTCGCCCTGGTCGGCACCGGCGCGTCGGCCATCCAGATCGTGCCCGAGATCGTCGACACCGTCGGACATCTCACCGTCTTCCAGCGCACACCCGCCTGGGTCGTGCCCCGCCTCGACCGCAACATCGGTCCGATGGAACGCGCCATCTACAAGCGCGTCCCCGGCGTGCACCGCCTGGTCCGCAAGATGGTCTGGGCCTACCGCGAGGCCTACGTCCTGATGATGGCGCGCAACCCCAAGTTGCTGCCGATCGCGAAAACCCTTGCGCTGGCTCAGCTCCGAGTCCAGGTCCGCGACCGCTCACTCCGCAAGCGCCTCACCCCCGACTACACCATCGGCTGCAAGCGGATGCTGTTGACCAACAAGTGGTTTCCCGCCCTCCAGCGCGACAACGCCACGGTGACCGGTGCAATCACCCGCCTCACCGCGAACGGCGCCGTCGACGATCAGGGTCGCGAGCACGAGGTCGACACCGTCGTCTTCGCCACCGGGTTCACACCCACCGAGCCGCCCATCGCGAGGGCCGTCACCGGCCGCGACGGACGCACCCTGGCCGAGACCTGGCAGGGTTCGCCGCGTGCGTACCGCGGCGTCGAGGTCCACGGCTTCCCGAATCTGTTCTTCCTGTACGGCCCCAACACCAATCTCGGCCACAGTTCGATCGTGCTGATGCTCGAGCCGCAGGCGTATTACATGTCCAAGACGATCGCCGAGGTCACCCGCGCCGGGCATTCGACCTTCGAGGTCACCCAGGCGGCGCAGGACGGCTACAACGCCGACCTCGACCCCGAACTGGAACGCACCGTGTGGAATTCGGGTGGCTGCTCGAGCTGGTACCTCGACTCCACCGGCCGCAACTCGGTGATGTGGCCCAAGTTCACCAGCGACTTCCGCCGCCAGATGGCGTCGTTCGAGGCCGCCGACCACCGCTTCGACGACGCCATCCCGGCCGTCGCCGAAACCGTTGAAACCACCGTCACCGACACCGATCCCGAAAGGACCCTCGCCCAGTGA
- a CDS encoding GMC oxidoreductase yields the protein MTRTVHHDADHYDAIVIGSGFGGSVAALRLTEKGYRVAVVESGRRFADADLPKTSWRLKDYVWAPALGMFGVQRMHLLRDVLVMAGAGVGGGSLNYANTLYRPLPAFFDDPHWGKITDWAAELDPYYDQASRMLGVTTYPKVTPADRVMRKVAEDMGAGGTFVHTPVGVFFGEPGKTVEDPFFGGAGPARTGCTDCGACMTGCPVGAKNTLVKNYLYLAEQAGATVIPLTTVDDVRPRSEGGYTVGTHRTGRRWSRRGRRSFTADHVVFAAGTYGTNKLLLDMQQSGRLPGLSPRLGKVVRTNSEAVLAATATDLKVDYTEGVAITSSFHPNEHTHIEPVRYGKGSNLIGLLQAMLIDGDGRLPRPLAAVVEMIKHPLVTLRGLSVRNWSERTIIALVMQTADNSLELFSRRGRFGPMLRSKPGAGDPPPTWIPVGHEAVRKIADEIDGDPGGSFVDWLNIPMTAHFLGGCSIGRSADDGVVDPYHRVFNHPGLHVVDGSAVSANLGVNPSLTITAQAERALAMWPNAGEADPRPELGASYEPVAPVHPARPAVPEYAPAALRLPITPISNAG from the coding sequence GTGACCAGGACCGTTCATCATGACGCCGACCACTACGACGCCATCGTCATCGGTTCCGGTTTCGGCGGCTCGGTGGCCGCACTCCGGCTGACCGAGAAGGGTTATCGCGTCGCGGTCGTCGAGTCGGGTCGTCGTTTCGCCGACGCCGACCTGCCCAAGACCAGTTGGCGTCTCAAGGATTACGTGTGGGCGCCGGCGCTCGGCATGTTCGGCGTCCAGCGCATGCACCTGCTGCGCGACGTCCTCGTGATGGCCGGCGCAGGCGTCGGCGGCGGATCGCTGAACTACGCGAACACGCTGTACCGGCCACTCCCCGCATTCTTCGACGACCCGCACTGGGGCAAGATCACCGACTGGGCCGCCGAACTCGACCCCTACTACGACCAGGCGTCGCGCATGCTCGGTGTGACCACCTATCCCAAGGTCACCCCGGCCGACCGGGTGATGCGCAAGGTCGCCGAGGACATGGGCGCAGGCGGCACCTTCGTCCACACGCCCGTCGGCGTCTTCTTCGGCGAGCCCGGAAAGACTGTCGAGGACCCGTTCTTCGGCGGCGCCGGACCGGCCCGCACCGGCTGCACCGATTGCGGCGCCTGCATGACCGGTTGTCCCGTCGGCGCGAAGAACACGCTGGTCAAGAACTATTTGTACCTGGCCGAACAGGCCGGTGCCACCGTCATCCCGCTGACGACCGTCGACGATGTCCGTCCACGATCAGAGGGCGGATACACCGTCGGTACGCATCGAACGGGTCGACGCTGGTCGCGCCGTGGTCGCCGTTCGTTCACCGCCGATCACGTGGTGTTCGCCGCCGGCACGTACGGCACCAACAAGCTGCTGCTGGACATGCAGCAGAGCGGTCGACTTCCCGGGCTGTCCCCTCGGCTCGGGAAGGTGGTCCGGACCAACTCCGAGGCCGTCCTGGCCGCGACCGCGACCGATCTGAAGGTCGACTACACCGAGGGTGTGGCGATCACGTCGTCGTTCCACCCGAACGAACACACCCACATCGAGCCCGTGCGATACGGCAAGGGCAGCAACCTGATCGGGTTGTTGCAGGCGATGCTCATCGATGGCGACGGTCGCCTGCCGCGGCCTCTCGCAGCCGTGGTCGAGATGATCAAGCACCCGCTCGTCACATTGCGTGGCCTGTCGGTTCGCAACTGGTCCGAGCGCACGATCATCGCCCTGGTGATGCAGACCGCCGACAACTCCCTCGAATTATTCTCGCGCCGTGGCCGTTTCGGTCCGATGCTGCGCAGCAAGCCAGGTGCCGGCGACCCGCCGCCGACCTGGATCCCGGTGGGCCACGAGGCCGTCCGCAAGATCGCCGACGAGATCGACGGCGACCCGGGCGGTTCCTTCGTCGACTGGCTGAACATCCCGATGACCGCGCACTTCCTGGGCGGCTGCTCGATCGGACGTTCCGCCGACGACGGCGTCGTCGACCCGTATCACCGCGTGTTCAACCATCCGGGCCTGCACGTCGTCGACGGTTCGGCGGTATCGGCGAACCTGGGTGTGAACCCGTCGCTGACGATCACCGCCCAGGCCGAGCGCGCACTCGCGATGTGGCCGAACGCCGGTGAGGCGGACCCGCGTCCGGAGCTCGGTGCGTCGTACGAGCCGGTCGCCCCGGTGCACCCCGCCCGTCCCGCGGTGCCCGAGTACGCACCCGCCGCACTGCGGTTGCCGATCACGCCGATTTCCAACGCCGGCTGA
- a CDS encoding alpha-ketoglutarate-dependent dioxygenase AlkB: MSIGIQGSLFAEVAAEPALGDLAASMTRRPLTDGAWVDLCPGWISGPDELFDRLRRDVPWRAERRQMYDRVVDVPRLVSIYQKDDPFPDALITEMRSALSRHYRDELPEGFATAGISLYRDGNDSVAWHGDRIGRASTHDTMVAIVSLGAPRPLMLRPRGGGKSLKFTLSTGDLLVMGGSCQRTWEHAVPKVRGVGARISIQLRPPGVW; this comes from the coding sequence ATGTCCATCGGCATCCAGGGTTCGTTGTTCGCCGAGGTGGCCGCGGAACCGGCGCTCGGCGACCTGGCGGCCTCGATGACGCGGCGTCCACTCACCGACGGTGCGTGGGTGGACCTGTGCCCGGGCTGGATCAGCGGACCCGACGAGCTGTTCGACCGACTCCGCCGCGATGTCCCGTGGCGAGCCGAGCGACGTCAGATGTACGACCGCGTCGTCGACGTCCCCCGGCTGGTGTCGATCTATCAGAAGGACGATCCGTTCCCCGATGCGTTGATCACCGAGATGCGGTCTGCGCTGTCGCGGCATTACCGCGACGAACTGCCCGAAGGTTTCGCGACCGCCGGCATCAGCCTCTACCGCGACGGCAACGACTCGGTCGCCTGGCACGGTGACCGCATCGGCCGGGCGTCGACGCACGACACGATGGTCGCGATCGTCTCCCTCGGCGCCCCGCGGCCGCTGATGCTGCGACCGCGCGGCGGCGGGAAGTCGCTGAAGTTCACCCTGTCCACCGGTGACCTGCTGGTCATGGGCGGCAGCTGCCAGCGCACCTGGGAACACGCGGTACCCAAGGTGCGCGGCGTCGGGGCGCGGATCAGCATCCAGCTGAGGCCGCCCGGGGTGTGGTGA
- a CDS encoding GIY-YIG nuclease family protein: MSGFVYILECADGSLYVGSTRNVEHRVDQHMSGKGSRYTRSRLPVRLVYQREFPHIGEAHAAERRLHGWSRAKRRALIEGRMELLPGFAMKGGQRRLAIDP; encoded by the coding sequence ATGTCCGGCTTCGTCTACATCCTCGAGTGCGCCGACGGCAGCCTGTACGTCGGCAGTACACGCAACGTCGAACACCGCGTCGACCAACACATGAGCGGGAAGGGTTCGAGGTACACGCGCTCACGGCTTCCCGTTCGTCTCGTCTATCAGAGAGAGTTCCCGCACATCGGTGAGGCGCATGCGGCCGAACGCCGCTTGCACGGTTGGTCGCGTGCAAAGCGTCGTGCGCTCATCGAAGGAAGAATGGAACTGCTGCCCGGCTTTGCGATGAAGGGTGGGCAGCGGAGGCTCGCGATCGACCCGTGA
- a CDS encoding SulP family inorganic anion transporter, with translation MPSSAKAGTEAVSPADRQPVLSTLRSPSRLRTEVLAGLVVALALIPEAISFSIIAGVDPRVGLFASFTMAVTIAIVGGRPAMISAATGAVALVVAPLVDSHGLQYLIAAVLLGGIFQVALGALGVAKLMRFIPRSVMVGFVNALAILIFSAQVPHLLGVPWLVYPMVATGIVIIVGLPRLTTAVPAPLVAIVLLTAVTLIASVKVPNVGDEGELPDSLPAWVIPDVPFTWDTLSVIAPYALAIAIVGLLESLMTAKLVDDITDTHSDKSREAVGQGVANLVTGFFGGMGGCAMIGQTMINVKESRARTRISTFLAGVFLLILVVGLGDVVAKIPMAALVAVMIMVSVGTFDWHSINPKTLRRMPKSETVVMLATVAVTVATSNLAYGVIVGVLIASVLFARRVAHLTEVVEVDGPDENTRVYKVEGELFFASSNDLVYQFDYTAEESNVIIDLSDSHVWDASSVATLDAITTKYRAKGKNVTIVGLNDASAERHGRLSGHLGGE, from the coding sequence GTGCCGAGTTCCGCGAAGGCCGGCACTGAGGCCGTCTCACCGGCCGACCGCCAGCCCGTCTTGTCGACACTGCGTTCGCCGAGCCGGCTGCGCACCGAGGTCCTGGCCGGACTCGTCGTCGCGCTGGCCCTGATCCCCGAGGCGATCTCGTTCTCGATCATCGCCGGCGTCGACCCGCGGGTCGGCCTGTTCGCGTCGTTCACGATGGCGGTGACCATCGCGATCGTCGGCGGTCGTCCCGCGATGATCTCGGCGGCCACCGGTGCGGTTGCGCTGGTGGTGGCGCCGCTCGTGGACAGCCACGGTCTGCAGTATCTGATCGCCGCGGTCCTGCTCGGAGGCATCTTCCAGGTCGCGCTGGGTGCGCTCGGCGTCGCGAAGCTGATGCGGTTCATCCCGCGCAGCGTGATGGTCGGCTTCGTCAACGCGCTGGCCATCCTGATCTTCTCCGCGCAGGTGCCGCATCTGCTGGGCGTGCCGTGGCTGGTGTACCCGATGGTGGCGACCGGCATCGTGATCATCGTCGGGCTGCCGCGGCTGACGACCGCGGTACCCGCACCGCTGGTCGCCATCGTGCTGCTGACCGCGGTGACGTTGATCGCGAGCGTGAAGGTGCCGAATGTCGGTGACGAGGGCGAGCTTCCGGACAGTCTGCCGGCGTGGGTGATCCCTGATGTGCCGTTCACCTGGGACACGTTGTCCGTCATCGCGCCGTACGCGCTGGCGATCGCCATCGTCGGCCTGCTCGAGTCGCTGATGACCGCCAAACTGGTCGACGACATCACCGACACGCACTCCGACAAGTCCCGTGAGGCCGTCGGGCAGGGTGTCGCCAACCTGGTCACCGGCTTCTTCGGCGGCATGGGCGGTTGCGCGATGATCGGCCAGACGATGATCAACGTCAAGGAATCCCGTGCGCGCACTCGGATCTCGACGTTCCTGGCCGGTGTCTTCCTGCTGATACTCGTCGTGGGACTGGGCGATGTGGTGGCCAAGATCCCGATGGCGGCGCTGGTCGCGGTGATGATCATGGTGTCGGTGGGGACGTTCGACTGGCACAGCATCAACCCGAAGACGTTGCGGCGCATGCCCAAGTCGGAGACCGTCGTGATGCTGGCGACAGTCGCGGTGACCGTCGCGACGTCGAACCTGGCCTATGGAGTCATCGTCGGTGTGCTGATCGCGTCGGTGTTGTTCGCGCGTCGCGTCGCGCACCTGACGGAGGTCGTCGAGGTCGACGGTCCAGACGAGAACACCCGCGTTTACAAGGTGGAGGGCGAGCTGTTCTTCGCGTCGAGCAATGACCTCGTGTACCAGTTCGACTACACCGCCGAGGAATCCAACGTCATCATCGACCTCAGCGACTCGCACGTGTGGGACGCGTCGTCGGTGGCGACCCTCGACGCCATCACCACCAAGTACAGGGCGAAGGGCAAGAACGTCACGATCGTCGGGCTCAACGACGCCAGCGCCGAACGGCACGGCCGGTTGAGCGGGCATCTGGGCGGGGAGTAG
- a CDS encoding oxidoreductase, translated as MNGWTSANIPNQTGRTFVVTGANSGLGAETAKALVAAGADVILACRNTTKADAVASKLGPNATVAQLDLADLSSVRAFASSFTGADVLINNAGLMAVPLRRTVDGFEMQIGTNHLGHFALTALLLPKITDRVVTVSPGVHQIGNIQLDDLNWEKRRYRRWQAYGDSKMANLMFGLELAKRLKEAGSSKQSFIAHPGYAATELQGRSENFTDVMAKLGNKLPIAQSAADGALPQEYAATMSGLPSGTYYGPTKFFGMHGSPGRNKYKKAADDESFRAALWAESEKLTGEKFDVPAAG; from the coding sequence ATGAACGGTTGGACGTCAGCGAACATTCCCAATCAGACAGGCCGCACCTTCGTGGTGACCGGCGCCAACAGCGGCCTCGGGGCGGAGACGGCGAAAGCGCTCGTCGCCGCCGGCGCCGACGTCATCCTGGCGTGCCGCAACACCACCAAGGCCGACGCCGTCGCGTCGAAGCTGGGACCCAACGCGACGGTCGCTCAGCTCGATCTCGCGGATCTGTCGTCGGTCCGGGCGTTCGCCTCGAGTTTCACCGGTGCCGACGTCCTCATCAACAACGCCGGTCTCATGGCCGTACCGCTTCGACGCACCGTCGACGGCTTCGAAATGCAGATCGGCACCAACCATCTCGGCCACTTCGCGCTCACCGCGCTGCTGCTGCCGAAGATCACCGACCGGGTCGTCACCGTGTCGCCGGGCGTGCATCAGATCGGGAACATCCAACTCGACGACCTCAACTGGGAGAAGCGTCGATACCGTCGGTGGCAGGCCTACGGCGATTCCAAGATGGCCAATCTCATGTTCGGACTCGAGCTCGCCAAACGGCTGAAGGAGGCCGGGTCGTCGAAGCAGTCCTTCATCGCCCACCCCGGTTATGCCGCAACGGAATTGCAGGGCCGGAGCGAGAACTTCACCGACGTCATGGCGAAGCTCGGAAACAAACTGCCGATCGCGCAGTCCGCCGCCGACGGGGCGCTGCCGCAGGAGTACGCCGCGACCATGTCGGGCCTGCCGTCCGGCACGTACTACGGGCCGACCAAGTTCTTCGGGATGCACGGTTCGCCCGGCCGGAACAAATACAAGAAGGCTGCCGACGACGAATCGTTCCGTGCGGCGCTGTGGGCGGAGTCGGAGAAGCTGACGGGGGAGAAGTTCGACGTGCCGGCGGCGGGCTGA
- a CDS encoding adenylate/guanylate cyclase domain-containing protein: protein MGRRPRTRRGVPWTRLRRRTSGMLWGLPTVPSPRAWARVGPEMRARIARHATVTAMTGVVVSDALIGVETFLLVQLAFNGGQLTFDETLGAPNFPAVVGAIITGLLVNLLLGLLVFRPQLQWFVSCRPADHARRRAVQRIPGLQLLATVAAWFSAALFYVLVADDLTVATVAGVAVAFTLAGMSSACLTYLFVERAARPLAIVVLEDFPANHVMNGVRIRLLAVWAVSSAVPMIGLLTVNAGRFTGMLPDVYGAVDWTTVVLTIVGLAAGARVIFLVGQAITDPLTEMRRAVHRVDHGDYNARVPVYDSSELGVLQHGFNVMVQGLAERDRMREIFARHVGDTVADLALSDGVGMHGTNTEVGVLFVDIVGSTKLSHNRSPDDVAELLNAFFSIVFDVVDQNRGFVNKFEGDAALAVFGAPVELDDPAGHALAAARDLADRLAKSLDIRWGIGVSYGEVFAGNIGAERRYEYTVIGDPVNECARLSDMAKTGRIPALASGAALDSAGAEADEWELLGSRIMRGRSAPTEFYAPSDLVERLGSSGNLIAELLRPARRIVGANPLRLTTFFGG from the coding sequence ATGGGACGCAGGCCCCGCACCCGCCGTGGCGTGCCGTGGACGCGGCTCAGACGCCGGACCTCCGGGATGCTGTGGGGACTGCCCACGGTTCCGAGTCCTCGCGCGTGGGCGCGGGTCGGGCCGGAGATGCGGGCCCGGATCGCCCGCCACGCCACCGTCACCGCGATGACCGGCGTCGTCGTCAGCGATGCGCTGATCGGAGTCGAGACGTTCCTGCTGGTGCAACTCGCGTTCAACGGCGGTCAGCTCACCTTCGACGAGACCCTCGGCGCCCCCAACTTCCCGGCCGTCGTCGGCGCGATCATCACCGGGCTTCTCGTCAACCTGCTGCTCGGGCTGCTCGTCTTCCGGCCCCAGCTGCAGTGGTTTGTCAGTTGCCGGCCAGCCGACCATGCGCGTCGACGCGCCGTGCAACGCATCCCGGGACTCCAACTGCTGGCCACCGTCGCCGCCTGGTTCAGTGCGGCACTGTTCTACGTGCTGGTCGCCGACGACCTCACCGTCGCAACCGTCGCCGGCGTCGCGGTGGCGTTCACGCTCGCCGGCATGTCGAGCGCCTGTCTGACCTACCTGTTCGTCGAACGCGCCGCGCGACCGCTGGCGATCGTCGTCCTCGAGGACTTCCCGGCCAACCACGTGATGAACGGCGTCCGCATCCGGCTGCTCGCCGTGTGGGCGGTGAGTTCGGCGGTGCCGATGATCGGACTGCTCACCGTGAACGCCGGACGATTCACCGGGATGCTGCCCGACGTCTACGGCGCCGTCGACTGGACCACCGTCGTGCTCACCATCGTCGGACTCGCCGCCGGGGCCCGCGTCATCTTCCTGGTCGGGCAGGCCATCACCGATCCGCTGACCGAGATGCGTCGAGCCGTCCACCGCGTTGACCACGGCGACTACAACGCCCGCGTCCCCGTCTACGACTCTTCGGAACTCGGTGTGCTGCAACACGGATTCAACGTGATGGTGCAAGGGCTCGCCGAACGCGACCGCATGCGCGAGATCTTCGCCCGGCACGTCGGCGACACCGTCGCCGACCTCGCCCTCTCCGACGGCGTCGGCATGCACGGCACCAACACCGAGGTGGGTGTCCTCTTCGTCGACATCGTCGGCTCGACGAAGCTCTCCCACAATCGAAGTCCCGACGACGTCGCCGAACTCCTCAACGCGTTCTTCAGCATCGTCTTCGACGTCGTCGACCAGAACCGCGGCTTCGTCAACAAATTCGAGGGCGACGCCGCGCTCGCCGTCTTCGGAGCGCCCGTCGAGCTCGACGACCCCGCCGGTCACGCGCTCGCCGCGGCCCGCGATCTCGCCGACCGTCTCGCCAAGAGCCTCGACATCCGGTGGGGGATCGGCGTCTCCTACGGCGAGGTCTTCGCCGGCAACATCGGCGCCGAACGACGCTACGAATACACCGTCATCGGCGACCCGGTGAACGAATGCGCCCGGCTGTCCGACATGGCGAAGACCGGTCGCATCCCCGCCCTCGCCAGCGGCGCCGCGCTCGACTCGGCCGGCGCGGAAGCCGACGAATGGGAACTGCTGGGGAGCCGCATCATGCGCGGACGGTCCGCCCCGACCGAGTTCTACGCCCCCTCCGACCTCGTCGAACGGCTCGGGTCGTCGGGCAATCTGATCGCCGAGCTGCTGCGCCCGGCCCGACGCATCGTCGGCGCCAATCCACTGCGGCTGACGACGTTCTTCGGCGGCTGA
- a CDS encoding YceI family protein: protein MTAATTVKAPIPAGTWTIDAVHSTVGFSVKHLMVSKVRGTFDTFSGTITVSEDGTPAVEAEIDVTSINTKNEQRDGHIKSADFFDAEQFPKATFVSTGVRQNGDDYVLDGDFTLKGVTKPVSLELEYNGTNPGMGQGTVAGFDAKTVINRKDFGIDIEMPLEGGGVVVGDKITITLEIEAVQA, encoded by the coding sequence ATGACCGCAGCCACCACCGTCAAGGCCCCGATCCCCGCCGGCACCTGGACCATCGACGCCGTCCACTCCACCGTCGGCTTCTCCGTCAAGCACCTCATGGTCAGCAAGGTGCGCGGCACCTTCGACACCTTCTCCGGCACCATCACCGTCTCCGAGGACGGCACCCCCGCCGTGGAGGCCGAGATCGACGTGACCTCGATCAACACGAAGAACGAGCAGCGTGACGGCCACATCAAGTCGGCCGACTTCTTCGACGCCGAGCAGTTCCCCAAGGCCACCTTCGTCTCCACCGGCGTCCGCCAGAACGGTGACGACTACGTCCTCGACGGCGACTTCACCCTCAAGGGCGTCACCAAGCCGGTCAGCCTCGAACTCGAGTACAACGGCACCAACCCGGGCATGGGCCAGGGCACCGTCGCCGGATTCGACGCCAAGACCGTCATCAACCGCAAGGACTTCGGCATCGACATCGAGATGCCGCTCGAGGGTGGCGGCGTCGTCGTCGGCGACAAGATCACCATCACGCTCGAGATCGAGGCCGTCCAGGCCTGA
- a CDS encoding plasmid mobilization protein, which translates to MSEPDDVLRDAITDAQEIEDHPDRAIRDDVTVARPNRARGRVLQVRLTDDEYTEVEKEAETRGLPVSTYARDVLLRRHDRSLPETGIVTLPSGEAVTLEVFLEVLLLSRQAGIPGLASSEQKLRAMLGEEDDKHKQRRADFVREVGDTIAGVRSLTEMLRDTRLAQGMDVGHSATTVPGVAAEEAAEATSEQRTHQSAD; encoded by the coding sequence ATGTCAGAGCCCGATGATGTTCTGCGGGACGCGATCACCGATGCCCAGGAGATAGAGGACCACCCGGACCGGGCCATCCGCGACGACGTCACGGTCGCCCGCCCGAACCGGGCTCGCGGCCGGGTATTGCAGGTCCGCCTCACCGACGACGAGTACACCGAGGTCGAGAAAGAGGCCGAGACGCGGGGACTGCCCGTCTCCACCTATGCCCGCGACGTCCTGCTTCGCCGCCACGACCGGTCGCTGCCCGAGACAGGCATCGTGACCCTGCCGTCGGGGGAGGCGGTCACCCTCGAGGTGTTCCTCGAGGTCTTGCTGCTGTCGAGGCAGGCCGGCATCCCGGGTCTGGCGTCGTCCGAGCAGAAGCTGCGCGCGATGCTCGGCGAGGAGGACGACAAGCACAAGCAGCGCCGGGCCGACTTCGTCCGCGAGGTCGGCGACACGATCGCCGGCGTGCGGTCGCTGACCGAGATGCTGCGTGACACACGGCTGGCGCAGGGCATGGACGTCGGGCACTCCGCGACCACGGTGCCGGGGGTTGCGGCAGAAGAGGCCGCGGAGGCGACGTCGGAACAGCGGACCCACCAGTCGGCCGACTGA
- a CDS encoding site-specific integrase — translation MTGLNVSDVDLGRRRISVRRSMTQVGGKLVTGKPKSRAGIRSVPLPDSLVGVLAARIEGRVRTEAAITSPKGARLSRENWVRAVRWREQVTALGYPTLRVHDLRHTYASLARAAGADLRLLQVAMGHASITVTAHTYADLFDGELDAVADALDARLTEIRTDR, via the coding sequence ATGACCGGCCTCAACGTCTCCGACGTCGATCTGGGGCGCCGGCGGATCTCCGTGCGCCGGTCGATGACCCAGGTCGGCGGGAAGTTGGTGACCGGGAAACCCAAGAGCCGGGCCGGGATTCGCAGCGTGCCGCTCCCCGACTCGCTCGTCGGGGTGCTGGCCGCCCGGATCGAGGGACGGGTCCGCACCGAGGCGGCGATCACCTCGCCGAAAGGGGCGCGGCTGAGCCGGGAGAACTGGGTGCGCGCGGTGCGCTGGCGCGAGCAGGTCACCGCGCTGGGCTACCCGACCCTGCGGGTGCATGACCTGCGCCACACCTATGCGAGCCTGGCCCGCGCGGCCGGCGCGGATCTGCGGCTGCTGCAGGTGGCGATGGGCCATGCGTCGATCACGGTGACCGCCCACACCTATGCCGACCTGTTCGACGGGGAGCTCGACGCGGTCGCCGATGCCCTCGACGCGCGGCTGACCGAGATCCGCACCGACCGGTGA
- a CDS encoding nucleotidyltransferase domain-containing protein → MQLNKPFATVTPTLDGDVLAVLASADVTFTISQVQRILGTASGEGIRKVLNRLSAQGVVLHDEVGRTHTYRLNPEHLAAPPIMALSRLNSTFLDRLEQHLVAWEAALRYAAVFGSAATGRMRPDSDIDVLLVRATDSEDDAWDQRVTELARLVTAWTGNDGRIVEYAEDELRAAVAAGEPLLDDVSKQGVTVAGTHAWFAAQLRPARWS, encoded by the coding sequence ATGCAGCTCAACAAACCGTTCGCCACGGTGACGCCGACCCTGGACGGCGACGTGCTCGCGGTGCTGGCGAGCGCCGACGTCACGTTCACGATCAGCCAGGTCCAGCGCATCCTCGGCACCGCATCGGGGGAAGGCATCCGCAAGGTCCTCAACCGGCTCAGTGCACAGGGCGTGGTGCTGCACGACGAAGTAGGTCGGACCCACACCTACCGCCTCAACCCCGAGCATCTCGCGGCCCCACCGATCATGGCGCTGTCCCGGCTGAACTCCACGTTTCTGGACCGCCTCGAACAGCATCTCGTCGCGTGGGAGGCGGCACTGCGGTACGCCGCGGTGTTCGGGTCGGCGGCGACGGGTCGGATGAGGCCCGACAGCGACATCGACGTGCTCCTGGTGCGCGCCACCGACTCTGAGGACGACGCGTGGGACCAGCGGGTCACCGAGCTCGCTCGTCTGGTCACCGCGTGGACCGGCAACGACGGCCGGATCGTCGAGTACGCAGAGGACGAATTGCGCGCCGCGGTCGCCGCCGGCGAGCCCCTGCTCGACGACGTGTCGAAGCAGGGCGTCACCGTGGCGGGGACACACGCCTGGTTCGCCGCGCAGCTGCGCCCGGCGAGGTGGTCCTGA